Proteins encoded within one genomic window of Sminthopsis crassicaudata isolate SCR6 chromosome X, ASM4859323v1, whole genome shotgun sequence:
- the LOC141549095 gene encoding uncharacterized protein LOC141549095: protein MNESLLGRLLQGACSPGAGERGSLGEKVPLHDPSNLLSEEFGVSERRGGSREGTGERGWVDGTGAPVSHHLGWSLGPGIYFLPFLLLSSSFSPLLLYFLSPSLLFPLPLHFPPSLPLLSLPLSPLFPLPLPHFSSPFLTLVPFPPPQPPFSSPSPPFFLPLSYPSFLSLPLSPFFLSLSPIFPPPFLPLVPFPPPQSLFPLHSPLSFPPPPFSLLVHFCPPQSPFSSSFFLTPSLPPPSFSPLTPFPHLSPFSSPCPSPKFPFFLLVPFPLPPSLLFFVSLASPFPSFSLFSPPLSFHFLLLPPLSGCFSSFPSTLPFLFLLFSLLPSPFPLPTRFPLRFLLPLPPFLLPYPPLSCNSCVPRE, encoded by the exons ATGAATGAGAGCCTGCTGGGCAGGCTGCTGCAGGGCGCATGCTCTCCGGGCGCAGGAGAAAGGGGATCTCTGGGGGAGAAGGTGCCCCTCCACGATCCTTCGAATCTGCTGAGTGAGGAGTTTGGGGTCTCTGAGCGGAGG GGGGGGAGCAGAGAAGGGACGGGAGAAAGGGGATGGGTGGATGGGACCGGTGCTCCTGTGTCCCATCATCTGGGCTGGAGCCTGGGTCCCGGGAtctacttcctccccttcctccttctctcctcttccttctcccctttgctcctctacttcctctccccttcccttctcttccctcttcctctccatttccccccttcccttcccctcctttccctccccctcagccccctttttcctctccctctcccccatttttcctccccctttcttaccctcgttcctttccctccccctcagccccctttttcctctccctctcccccatttttcctccccctttcttacccctcgttcctttccctccccctcagcccctttttcctctccctctcccccatttttcctccccctttcttacccctcgttcctttccctccccctcagtccctttttcctctccattcTCCCCTATCTTTTCCTCCCCCACCTTTCTCACTCCTTGTTCACTTCTGTCCCCCTCAAtcccctttttcctcttcattcttccttaccccatctctccctcctccttctttctcaccCCTCACTCCTTTTCCTCACCTgtcccccttttcttctccatgcCCCTCCCCCAAGTTTCCCTTCTTCCTGCTcgttcccttccccctccctccttctctcctgttctttgtctctctggcctcccctttcccttccttttctcttttctcccctcccctatcctttcattttctcctcctcccgcctctttctgggtgcttctcctcctttccttccacccttccttttctgttccttctcttctcccttctcccatcccccttccccctccccactcgCTTTCCCCTCCGCTTTCTTTTACCTCTGCCCCCCTTTCTGCTCCCGTACCCTCCTCTTTCTTGTAACTCTTGTGTTCCTCGTGAGTAA